In Nocardioides faecalis, the following proteins share a genomic window:
- a CDS encoding ParA family protein: MSDKYGSAEFSTDGTTPAERDSPQNASSYPQVGSDGADAGAAGVSRETSSPTEPAPVPVSRETGSSTETASGSVSRETGGSAGGDVSRETNRPATRPRTAAELAESASVIEDDLTPLARAAQATVLVRAGIPQEQLPRPAATRVFVVANQKGGVGKTTSTVNIAAALTQLGQRVLVIDLDPQGNASTALNIPHHQGTPSTYEVLVDGAAIVDVAQPCPDAAGLWVVPATIDLAGAEIELVSVVAREQRLKRALDAHPKVGTLEEAGSDRFDYVFIDCPPSLGLLTLNALVAGAEMLIPIQAEYYALEGLGQLLSTVDMVRAHLNPDLDVSTILLTMYDARTRLAAGVAAEVREHFGAQVIKSAIPRSVRVSEAPSYGQTVMTYDPGSPGALSYLEAAREIITRGAL; encoded by the coding sequence GTGAGCGACAAGTACGGGTCCGCAGAGTTTTCCACCGACGGAACCACCCCTGCTGAGCGTGACTCTCCACAGAACGCCTCTAGTTATCCACAGGTTGGCTCCGATGGCGCCGACGCTGGAGCTGCTGGTGTTTCACGTGAAACCAGCTCGCCGACAGAGCCCGCGCCTGTACCTGTTTCACGTGAAACGGGCTCGTCCACGGAGACCGCATCCGGTTCTGTTTCACGTGAAACGGGCGGCAGTGCCGGCGGTGATGTTTCCCGTGAAACCAACCGGCCCGCGACTCGCCCGCGCACGGCGGCGGAGCTGGCCGAGAGCGCCTCGGTGATCGAGGACGACCTCACTCCCCTGGCCCGGGCCGCCCAGGCCACGGTCCTGGTACGCGCCGGGATCCCCCAGGAGCAGCTCCCGCGCCCAGCGGCGACCCGTGTCTTCGTCGTCGCCAACCAGAAGGGCGGCGTCGGCAAGACGACCTCCACGGTCAACATCGCGGCCGCGCTGACGCAGCTCGGCCAACGGGTGCTGGTCATCGACCTCGACCCGCAGGGCAACGCCTCGACCGCGCTGAACATCCCGCACCACCAAGGCACGCCGTCGACGTACGAGGTCCTCGTTGACGGCGCTGCGATCGTCGACGTCGCGCAGCCGTGCCCGGACGCGGCCGGACTCTGGGTCGTGCCCGCGACCATCGACCTGGCTGGCGCGGAGATCGAGCTCGTCAGCGTGGTCGCGCGGGAACAGCGACTCAAGCGCGCCCTGGACGCGCACCCGAAGGTCGGCACCCTGGAGGAAGCGGGGAGCGACCGGTTCGACTACGTGTTCATCGACTGCCCGCCCTCCCTCGGGCTGCTCACGCTGAACGCCCTGGTCGCCGGCGCCGAGATGCTGATCCCCATCCAGGCCGAGTACTACGCCCTCGAGGGCCTCGGTCAGCTGCTCTCCACCGTGGACATGGTGCGTGCCCACCTCAATCCCGACCTGGACGTGTCCACCATCCTGCTGACGATGTACGACGCGCGCACCCGCCTCGCCGCGGGCGTGGCAGCCGAGGTGCGGGAGCACTTCGGCGCCCAGGTGATCAAGTCCGCGATCCCGCGCTCGGTCCGAGTGTCGGAAGCGCCGTCGTACGGACAGACCGTGATGACCTACGATCCGGGCTCGCCCGGTGCGCTCAGCTACCTCGAAGCGGCGCGCG
- the rsmG gene encoding 16S rRNA (guanine(527)-N(7))-methyltransferase RsmG, with protein sequence MSRPPKTAAGVFGDRLPLAERYAELLATEGVLRGLIGPREAPRLWDRHLINCALMAPAIPRGATVADIGSGAGLPGIVLAIARPDISITLIEPLLRRTTFLDEVVAELGLDNVTVVRGRADALHGQARFDVVTSRAVAPLERLLGWSMPLVAATGELVAMKGSSVGDEIAEAAPTLAKLGCAAPEVQEFGSSGAILSEVGIVDYNADRSESLSQNRFQADSGRLGAVDGDVDPLPASVAQREPNLDDGAPADDGATDVEEIGTIHVVRVRWADPSRVSLRPRSGQDARKKKPKKKASKKSHQRDKDGGTSSTGSSKRDAPKGAAQGGTAGTDGKRGGARRSPGGSAGRPGGGGSASPGARTGQKPSGKASSRRKKP encoded by the coding sequence GTGTCGCGTCCCCCGAAGACGGCTGCCGGCGTCTTCGGTGACCGGCTCCCGCTCGCCGAGCGGTACGCCGAGCTGCTCGCGACCGAGGGCGTGCTCCGAGGACTCATCGGTCCTCGTGAAGCACCCCGGTTGTGGGACCGGCACCTGATCAACTGCGCCCTGATGGCACCGGCCATCCCCCGCGGCGCCACCGTCGCGGACATCGGCTCCGGCGCCGGCCTCCCCGGCATCGTGCTGGCCATCGCCCGCCCGGACATCTCCATCACGCTGATCGAGCCGCTGCTGCGTCGTACGACGTTCCTCGACGAGGTCGTGGCCGAGCTCGGCCTGGACAACGTCACCGTCGTCCGCGGCCGCGCCGACGCGCTGCACGGCCAGGCGCGCTTCGACGTGGTCACCTCCCGCGCGGTCGCTCCCCTGGAGCGACTGCTGGGGTGGAGCATGCCGCTGGTCGCAGCCACGGGCGAGCTGGTCGCGATGAAGGGCTCCTCGGTCGGCGACGAGATCGCCGAGGCGGCCCCGACCCTGGCGAAGCTGGGCTGTGCGGCCCCGGAGGTCCAGGAATTTGGTTCGTCAGGAGCGATTCTCAGCGAAGTTGGGATCGTCGACTACAACGCAGATCGCTCAGAATCGCTCTCACAGAACCGTTTTCAGGCTGATTCTGGCCGCCTCGGGGCGGTGGATGGCGACGTGGACCCGCTGCCCGCCTCCGTTGCTCAGCGCGAACCGAACCTGGACGACGGGGCCCCTGCCGACGACGGTGCCACGGATGTCGAGGAGATCGGCACCATCCACGTCGTACGGGTTCGCTGGGCTGACCCGTCCCGCGTATCGTTGCGCCCGCGTAGCGGCCAGGACGCGCGCAAGAAGAAGCCGAAGAAGAAGGCGAGCAAGAAGTCGCATCAGCGCGACAAGGACGGCGGCACTAGCTCAACGGGCTCGTCGAAGCGAGACGCGCCCAAGGGTGCGGCGCAGGGTGGCACCGCAGGCACTGACGGGAAGCGTGGTGGAGCCCGGCGTTCCCCGGGTGGCTCCGCGGGTCGGCCTGGTGGCGGCGGAAGTGCGTCTCCGGGTGCACGGACTGGTCAGAAGCCCTCGGGCAAGGCGTCGAGCAGGAGGAAGAAGCCGTGA
- a CDS encoding protein jag: MSADTDAGSDQVDATQVDATQDEATQDDATQDDATQDEAGTDNGHDTTLIARLEREGDIAADYLEELLDIADLDGDLDIDVEADRAAVSIVGAELTQLVGGDGEVLEALQELTRLAVYRETGERSRLMLDISGFRADKRARLSKLGAETAAQVRESGEPVSLDPMSPFERKIVHDAVAAAGLRSESAGTEPRRYVVVLPADS; this comes from the coding sequence ATGAGCGCCGACACCGACGCCGGGTCCGACCAGGTCGACGCCACGCAGGTCGACGCCACGCAGGACGAGGCCACGCAGGACGACGCCACGCAGGACGACGCCACGCAGGACGAGGCCGGCACCGACAACGGGCACGACACCACCCTGATCGCCCGTCTCGAGCGTGAGGGCGACATCGCCGCGGACTACCTCGAGGAGCTCCTCGACATCGCCGACCTCGACGGCGACCTGGACATCGACGTCGAGGCCGACCGTGCCGCGGTGTCGATCGTGGGTGCCGAGCTCACGCAGCTCGTCGGCGGTGACGGTGAGGTGCTCGAGGCACTGCAGGAGCTCACCCGGCTGGCGGTCTACCGCGAGACCGGCGAGCGCTCCCGGCTGATGCTCGACATCTCCGGCTTCCGTGCCGACAAGCGCGCCCGGCTCTCGAAGCTCGGCGCCGAGACCGCCGCCCAGGTGCGGGAGTCCGGTGAGCCGGTCTCGCTCGACCCGATGTCGCCGTTCGAGCGGAAGATCGTGCACGACGCGGTCGCCGCTGCCGGGCTGCGCTCGGAGTCCGCGGGCACGGAGCCGCGACGGTACGTCGTCGTGCTGCCGGCCGACTCCTGA